A window from Amblyomma americanum isolate KBUSLIRL-KWMA chromosome 7, ASM5285725v1, whole genome shotgun sequence encodes these proteins:
- the LOC144097575 gene encoding uncharacterized protein LOC144097575, giving the protein MSSPSSRAQLPLRKSPRLQAISVRPHLSQPVTSPIPKSPCKHLHTPTRKSLRKRKQDMSAPQTPSSVAASPWKSPRKCLQTATPVCASSRMHSEDQGATSPAKAAVKVQHKTTQSLKSSSKKKGVSHDHPYIASQSPRTQLWTVKKKLSVARRKLYSASQQLKEKKKRMIDLKSLLNEMKEKQLISPNGQETLEAFGELPREIVKSWRSNKPKSPSQRRYSEKMRKFATTLYYQSPRAYMWPAFSQCPAGRPFAPGSK; this is encoded by the exons ATGTCCTCACCCTCCTCGCGAGCTCAGTTACCACTGAGAAAGTCTCCACGCTTGCAG GCCATTAGTGTGAGGCCGCATCTCAGCCAACCGGTCACCTCACCTATACCCAAATCCCCCTGCAAGCACTTGCACACTCCCACAAGAAAGTCCCTACGCAAGCGAAAGCAG GACATGTCTGCACCACAAACCCCCAGCTCAGTAGCAGCATCACCATGGAAATCTCCACGCAAGTGCTTGCAG ACAGCTACACCAGTTTGTGCAAGTTCAAGGATGCACAGCGAGGACCAAGGTGCAACGAGCCCAGCCAAAGCAGCAGTGAAAGTGCAACATAAG ACAACACAGTCTCTGAAAAGCTCCAGCAAAAAGAAAGGAGTAAGCCACGATCACCCATACATTGCTTCACAATCTCCAAGAACTCAACTGTGGACAGTCAAGAAAAAGCTGTCTGTTGCGCGAAGAAAACTTTATTCAGCCTCAcaacagttaaaagaaaaaaagaagcgaatGATTGACCTCAAAAGCCttctaaatgaaatgaaagaaaaacaactgATTTCTCCGAATGGACAAGAAACACTGGAGGCATTTGGAGAACTGCCACGAGAGATTGTAAAAAGTTGGCGCTCTAACAAGCCCAAATCACCATCACAAAGACGATACAGTGAGAAGATGAGGAAGTTTGCCACTACACTGTATTATCAGTCTCCAAGGGCATATATGTGGCCAGCATTTTCCCAATGCCCAGCAGGCAGACCATTCGCACCTGGCTCAAAGTGA